The window GCCTTCGGCGCTCACCTCGCCCGTGCGCCGCAGCACGCGCATGCTGTTGGCGGTGAGCGCCAACCCGCTTTCCGAGTAGCGCGGACTGCCGTTGAGCACCAGCAGGTCGTCGGCTGCTGTGTAGCGCGCGCTCTCAGCCCGCGCCTCGCGCCCCGCTTGCTGGTAGTGGAAGTCCCCCTGCTGCACGATGGCGGCAACGCCGCGCCCGCCCGGAGCAAACGTCACGTCGAGCTCGCGGCTGGTGGTCACCTGGTCGGGCTGGCCCGCCGTGCGCGAGACCAGCTTCGCGCCGGGCGAGCCGTGCATTGACTTCAGATGATTGCTGCCGTCAAAAACCGTCTCAAAGCGGCCGGCAGTGACGACGCTGGTTGTCGGCTGCGCTTCAGCCGGCGCCGGCGCCTGCACCAGCGTGATCTGTGCCGCGCCGCTGGTGATCGCGCGCTCCAGGATTCGGCCATCCTTCACATCGGCATCCACCGCGTCAGCGGCCAGGTCAAACGACTGGCTGTCGGCCGCCGTTTGCGCCCGCCCGCGCGGCGCGGCCTTGGGCGGCAGTTGCGCGATGCGCACGTGTTCGGTGGCTTTCACGTGCGCGACGCGGTTCTGCCCGACGAAGTCCGCCACAACGCGTCCCGCTTCGGCGTGCATCGGGCGGTCGCCCGCGGCATCCAGCACCGCGTTGCCGGTGAAGATTGCCTGCCGCACCCGGTCCTCGCCCGCCATCAACAGCTCGGCGTTGTTCGACTGGAAGCGTCCGCCGCCCGGGCCCGCGCGCGCCAGCACGACGCCGCCGGAAGCAAAAACGTGTTCCACCGTGTTGTCGCGCCGGAACAGCGCCCGGACGGTGCCCGCCTGCAGCGTGGAATCGCCCTGCTCGCCGCGCACGGTTTCGAACACCGCCTGCGCCGGCTCCTTGCTGATCACGCCGTGCTCGGCGGTGAATACGGCCGGATTATTGCCGCTGATGCTCGCCGCCACGCGCGAACGCAGCGTGAGCGTTCCGGCTTTCGTGTCGTACACGGCGCCAACCGCGGCGCCGTTGGCCTGTGGGGTGTTGAACTCAATGGTCTGGTCGGTGGTCGCGATGCCGGTCTTCTGGTTGAACGTCAGGCCGCTGGTCTTCAGGTGGATGGGGTTCTTCAGCTCGCGCGGCGGCGCCTGGTCAGGATGCGCCGCGCCCTCCGTGTCGGCCTGCAGGTCAATCTGCACCTCGCCCGGCGCGCTGACGGCGCCGGTCTGCGGGTCGTACTGGAAGACGGCGCCGTAGATCTGGTCGTAGCGGTTCGACTCGCGCCCGTAGAGCACGATGCTCACGTCGTGCAGCTCGGCGCGCCCGCCTTCCTTGTATTGCAGCGTCTTGGCCGCGCGGATGGTGAACAGCGTGCGCCCGCCCTCGCTTTTCGAAAGGGTGAATTCTTTCGTGCTCTGCTGGATCTCGACGCCCAGCTTCTGCGGCAGTTCGGCCAGCGCGCGCTGCGCCCGCATGCGCGCGTAGAAATAGAAGCCGGCCAGCACCAGAACCAGCAGCGCCGCCGTGGACGCCATCCACCAGCGCAGCCGCCGCACGTTGAGGGGCATGGCAGTATGGTAATTGACGCTGCTGAAAAGGCGCTGCTCGCAGGTAGCTGCTGGCTGGAGCCAAAGCAACACAGTCTGCGTGACTTCGTGTCTGCGTGGCGCATCACGCATCTCCGCGCCCCGATCGTGCCGGCAGCCAGAAGCCAGCAGCCGGCGGCGTTTTACCCGGCAGCGCCTTTCTGTATCCTTGAGCTTCCGCGATGAGCGTGATCTACGGCATCAACGCGGTGCTCGAGGCCATTCGCGCGCGCGGCGAAGCGATTGAGTACATCGCCGCCGCCCGCGAGCGCCATGATGGCCGCATCCAGCGGGTGGTGGACGCTGCCCGCGCCGCCGGCGTTGCCGTGCGCTTTCTGCCGCGGGAGCAGGTGGCGCGCCTGGCCGGCGGAGAGCAGCACCAGGGCGTGGCTGCCGTCGTCGCGGCGAAGCCGTACGCCGATCTCGGCGAGCTGCTCGCCGCGCCCCGCGGCCGCCATCGCTTTCTTGTTTTGCTCGACGGCGTCGAAGACCCGCACAACCTCGGCGCTGTCCTGCGCACCGCCGACGCAGCCGGGGCCGACGGCGTGGTGATTCCCGAGCGCCGCGCCGCCGGCGTGAACGCCACCGTGATGAAGGCATCGGCCGGCGCCGCCGCGCACGTGCCCGTCGCGCGCGTCACCAATCTGAACCGCGCGCTGGAGGAACTGAAGCGCCAGAACATCTGGACCGTCGGTCTGGACGAGCGTGCCAGTCAGGGCTACGACGAGCTCGACTACAACATGGACTGCGCGCTCGTCCTGGGCGCCGAGGGCCACGGCCTGCACGAGCAGTTGCGCAAGAAATGCGACTTCCTCGTTCGTATACCGATGGCCGGCCAGGTGCCGTCGCTCAACGTTTCCGTGGCCGCCGGCGTGGTGATGTACGAAGTCGCGCGCCAGCGACGGACGAAGGTCCCCAACGCAGAGGACGCAACGCGCGCAAAGGGCGCGGAGTAGTGGCATTCGTTGTTTCGTGACCGGGGTTTTGAAGGGGCACGGCTTCAGCCGTGCCGGAAGCGCTCATTCAGAATTTGTCATCCCGAGCGCGCCGAACCGAGCCGCGCGAGGGAGGCGCAAGCGAGGGGACCTGCTTTTGCCAATGCGAACGTTAGCGCTCGCGCTTCTCCTGACCGCGCCCTCCTTCGCCCTCGACCGTAACGCCTTTACCTTCACGCGGTACGACCTGGCGGTCACCGTCACGCCGGAAAAGGGTGAGCTGCGCGCTTCCGGCCGTATCACCGCGCGCAACGACTCGACCGCGCCACAGCGCAACTTCACCCTGCAAATTTCCTCGTCGCTTGCCTGGACCTCGATCACCGCCGGCGGCAAGCAGGTCACCGCCGTCCGCCAGCCCTACCAGTCCGATATTGATCACACCGGCGAGGTGAACGAGGCCATCCTCAGCCTGCCGGGCGACGTCGCCCCGGGGCAGAGCATCACCGTGGACGTCGCTTACGAAGGCCAGATCTCGAGCGACGCGACGCGCCTGATGCGCATCGGCGTGCCGCAGGCGGTAGCGCAGCGCAACGATTGGGACCAGATCAGCGCCACGTTCACCGCCGTGCGCGGCCTCGGCTACGTCGCCTGGTATCCGGTCGCGATGGACGCAGTCAGCCTGAGCGAGGGCAGGGAAGTGTTCGACGCGCTCGCCGACTGGAAGCGCCGCCACGCCGCGTCGAGTATGGCGGTGCGGATCGAGTTCCCCGCCGGCTTCAGCGTCGCGGCTGACGCTGAGGGCATGGAAACTGTGCGCCCGGCGCCAACGCCGGCAGTGAACCTGCAATGGCCCTCGCTGGCCCAAGTCGTCCCCGCCTTTAGCCTCGCCAGCTACGAAGTCCTCGAGCAGCCGCCGCAATCCAGGCCGGTGGTCATCTGGTATCTGCGCCCGCACGGGCAGGTCGCTCGCGAGCTGGCCGCCGCCGCCTCGCGCACCGCGCCCCTCCTCCAGGACTGGTTCGGCGCGCAGCGCCACCCTGTCCGCGTGGCCGAGCTGCCATATGCCGAGGCGTCGCCGTGGGAGGGCGGCGCCATGCTGTTCACGCCGCTGCGTCCGGCGGCGTCGCAGGAGCTGGAGCTCGTCATGGCCCACCAGCTCGCGCACGCCATGTTCGATTCGCCGCGCCCGTGGATCTACGAAGGCCTGGCGCACTTCGCCCAGGCGCTCGTCCGCGAAAAGCAGGCGGGACGCGAAGCCGGCATCGCGCTCATGAACGCGCAACTGGGCCCGCTGGTCGAGGCCGAGCGCGAGAACACCGCGCCGGAAACCAGCTCCAGCCGCGCCGGCCGCGCGCAGGCCGCGCCGCCCGGCCAGGGCGATCCGCTGGCCACCTCCAACGACGAAATCATGTTCCGCACCAAGGCCATGTTCTGCTGGTGGATGCTGCGCGACATGATAGGCGCCGAAAATCTTCAGCACGCGCTGGCCAGGTACCGCGTGGCGGCCGACAAAGAGCCCGCCTACCTCCAGCGCCTGGTGGAAGCCGAAGCCAGGAAAAGCTACGAGTGGTGGTTCGACGACTGGATCTATCGCGACCGCGGCCTGCCTGACTTCCGCGTGGAATCCGCGTATCCTCGCGAGACCGTCGCCGGCGCTTATGGCGTGACCGTGACGGTCGAGAACGCCGGCGCCGCTGCCGCAGAAGTACCGGTCATCGTCCGTGCCGAAAGTGGCCAGCGCGTTTCGCGCACTCAGGTTGCCGGACACGCCAAGGTTGTCGCCCGCGTGCTCGTACCGGCCAGGCCCGTCGAGGCCACGGTCAACGACGGCAGCGTGCCGGAGATGAGCGCCAGCAACAATGCAGTGCCGATTGAGGTGAAGCAGTAGGGACAAATTTTCAAGTTTCGCGTTTCAAGTTTCACGCCGGTTGGTTTTCGCTTGAAACTTGAAACTCGAAACTCGAAACTCATTCAAACCACGGATGCCATACATACAGTTTCTCGGCGCGGCCGGCACCGTCACCGGCTCCAAGCACCTCATCAATACCTCCACCGACGGCCCCGGCGACGGCCTGCAAGTGCTGGTCGACTGCGGCCTGTTCCAGGGCCAGAAAGAATGGCGCGAGCGCAACTGGCAGCCGCTGCCGCTCGACGCGGCGGCCATAGACGCGGTCATCCTTACGCACGCGCACATGGACCACGCCGGCTGGATTCCGCGGCTGGTGAAGCAGGGCTTCCGCGGCCCGGTCTACGCCACGCCGGCGACGATTGATTTGTGCGGCATCCTGCTGCCCGACAGCGGCCACCTGCAGGAAGAAGAAGCCGCGTTCCACAACAAGCACAAAACGTCGAAGCACACGCCCGCGCTGCCGCTCTACACCTTCGCCGAAGCGCAGCAGTGCCTCGCGCAGTTCCAGCCGGTGAACTTCGGCGAAGTGAAGCAGCTGCGCCCGGACTTCTCGTTCCGCTTCTTCCGGGCGGCGCACATTCTCGGCTCCGCCATGACCGAGATCACGCTTCCGGCGCACGATGGCCCGCCGCGCAAGCTCGTCTTCACCGGCGACATCGGGCGCGTGTGCAGCAACCGCGAGGCGCCGGGCAAAGTCGTCGGGTGCGGGCCCGAACCGGCGCCCGAGCCGCCGGGCGTTCTGGTGATGGAATCCACCTACGGCAACCGCGCGCACCCGGCAGCGGACGCGCGTCCCGAGTTGGCCCGCCTCATCCGCGAAGCCGTCGCGCGCGGCGGCACGGTCGTTGTCCCGGCCTTCGCCGTCGAGCGCACACAGAAATTTCTTTTCATGCTGAAGGAGCTGATGGAGTCGGGCCAGGTTCCGCGCGTGCCCGTGCACTTCGACAGTCCGATGGCCATCGAAGCCATCCAGATCTACCTCAAGCACGCGGACGAGTTCACGCCCGAAGCGCGCGCCCTCGTCGAGCGCTACGGCTCGCCGCTGGACTGGCCAGGGTTTTACTGCGACAGGACGCAGCAGGACTCCAAGAAGCTGAACGACGCGCGCATGCCCATGATCATCGTGTCGTCGAGCGGCATGGTGACCGGCGGACGCATCCTGCACCACCTGATGCTGCGCCTGCCCGACCCGCGCAATGTCGTGCTGTTCATCGGGTTCCAGGCGCCGGGCACGCGCGGCGCCATCATCAAGAGCGGCGCCAAGTCGCTGCGCATCTTTTCCACCGACGTTCCCATTCGCGCCCAGGTCGCCGCCCTCGAACAGTTCAGCGACCACGCCGACACGCCCGAGCTGCTCCAGTGGCTGCACACCTTCCCGCAGCCGCCCAGGACGACCTACCTCGTCCACGGTGAACCGCCCGCGGCCGCGCAGCTGCAGTCCGCGATCGCGAAAGAGATGAAGTGGAACGTCCAGATCGCGCAGTGGATGCAGAAGGTGAGCGTGTGACAGCGGAAGCACCGGCCTTCAGGCCGGTGAGAATGGTGGAAGCGCCGGCCTTCAGGCCGGTGAAACAAGACCGCGCGCGAGAGGGGCCTTGGCCCCGGTACGACCGATCCTTCAAGTTGTCTGCGTTTGGCTCAGCCCGGTGCGCGCTCACCGGCGGTGGCCGCTTTGGTCCGCGTGAACTCCACCAGCGCTTCCAGCTTGCGCCGGGCCGCGCCCGAATCAATCGACTCGGCCGCCAGCGGTACGCCCTCGGCCAGCGTCGCAGCGCGGCCCGCCGCCACCAGCGCGGCCGCCGCGTTCAGCAGCACCACTTCGCGGCGCGCTGACCTGCCGCCGGCGAGCACCTCGCGGATCAGCATCGCGTTTTCCGCGGCATCGCCGCCGGCGATGTCGGCGAGCGACGCCCGCTTCAATCCGAACTGCTCGGGCGTGACCTCGTAGAGCGTGATTTGTCCGTCGCGCAGCTCGGCCACGCGCGTCGAGTCGGTGATCGTGATCTCGTCCAGCCCGTCGTTGCCGTGGACCACCAGCGCGCGCGTGACCTTGAGCATTCGCAGCGCCTCGGCCAACCGTGGCACCAGGTCGTCGGAATAGACGCCCACCACCTGGCACGACGCGCCCGCCGGGTTCGTCAGCGGCCCGAGCAGGTTGAAGACCGTGCGCAGCTTCAGCTCACGGCGCACCGGCTGCACGTGTTTCATCGCCGCGTGCAGCGCCGGCGCGAACAGGAACGCGATGCCCACCTGCTCCAAGCACGCGGCCAACTGCTCCGGCGCCAGGTCCACGCTGACGCCGAGCGCCTCCATCACGTCGGCCGAGCCGCACTTCGAACTCAGGCTGCGATTGCCGTGCTTGGCCACGCGGACACCCGCGCCCGCCACCACCAGCGCCGTCGCCGTCGAGATGTTGAACGTGCCCGCCGCGTCGCCGCCGGTTCCGCAGGTGTCGAGCAGGGAAGCATCGAGCAGCGCGTCGCGCCCGGCGCCGCTCGCGTCCAGCGTGGAAGCGCCGGCCTCGCCCGCCGCGCCGAAACGCAGCGCCGTGGCCGCGCCGCGGATCGCCTCGGCGAATCCCACGATCTCGTCCACCGTCTCGCCGCGCATGGCCAGCGCCGCCAGGAACGCGCCAATCTGCGCGCCGCTCGCACGGCCGGCCAGGACTTCGCCCATCGCCGCGCGCGCTTCTTCCCGCGACAGCGTGGCGCGCTGTCCCACGATCCGCTGGATGGCCTGCTCGAGCATCACGCCGGCTTCGCTTCCATCATAAATGCGCCCAACACGAAAACAGCCGCCGCGCCGATTCGGTGTATCTTTACTGCTCCGGACTTTCCTGCGGACCGGGGCGCGGCGCACGGCGGGCGCCGCCGCTCGCTCCAGGACCGGCTGCTATGGCGGGCCTTCAGCGATCTCGACGCCAATTCGTCCGCGGCGCACTGCTCGCCGCCACCGCTTCCGCCGCTTTCGTGCTGCTGCTGGCGCCCACCGGCGCGCTCCGTTGGCTCGAGACCGGCACCTACGACGCCCGCGCCCGCTACGCCGCCCGCAGCTCGCCCCCCGACCCGCGCATCGTCATCGTTGACATCGACAACGTCAGCTTCGAGAACCTGAAGAATTCCCTCAGCCGATGGCCCTGGAGCCGTGCCGTCTGGACGCAGCTCATCTGGTACCTGCATCGCGGGAGTCCGCGGACGATCGCTTTCGACAGCATCTTTGAGGGCAAAGAGTCCGACGCCGTGGACAGCGATTTCGCCGCTCAAGTTCACGCCGCCGGAAACGTGGTGCTTGCCTACGCCTTCGTTCCCACCGGCGAGAACACCGACGATCCCGAAGTTGCGCGCGCCTGGCAGTCTCTCGATCGCGAGGCCTCCGCCGCCGGCGCCCGCAGCATCGGCGAGCTGACGCCGAAGAGCGAATACACCGTCACCATGCCTCTGGAACAGCTCACCCAGGCCGCCGCCGGCTTGGGCTCGATCACGGCACTTCCCGATTCCGACGGCGCCACCCGGCGCATGCCGCTGGCGCACCTGTTCGGCAGCCACAGCGTGCCGTCATTTCCCGTCCGCGTGGTGGACGCCGCCGCCGGACGGGCCAAGTCGAGCGGTTTCACGCGCGAAGGCAGGTCGGCGATTGCCGATTCCATTCGCGTCCCGATTGATGACGAAGGGCGGCTGTTGTTGGCGTGGCGTCGTGGCGGTTCGCAGGCCTACCAGCGGGTATCGTTCTGGGAAGTGATCTGCTCGATGTATCCGCAGAACTGCCTGCCGCAGGACCGCGGCAAGTATCCCTCGGCGTTCTTTCGCGACAAGATCGTAATCATCGGCGCCAGCGCGACCGGCGCCTATGAAGTCCGCCCAACGCCAATGGACGCGCATGCCCCGGGGTTCATCGCGCACGCCACAGCCATCGACAATCTCCTGCACGGCGATGGCATTCGCATCGCCCCGGCTTGGGTCCTGCCGCTTGCCGTGGTGCTGCTGGCCGCCATCGGCGCCGGCATCCTGGTGTATATCAGCGGCACGGTTCCTGGCGCCGCGTTCGCGTTGGCCGTGGCCGGGCTCTATACCGGCGCCGCGTTCGCCGTCTTCAGCCGCTGGCACGTGTGGCTGCCGATGGCCGCGCCGCTGGTGGCCTATGGCCTCGCGTACGCATCCAGCGGCGCGGTCCGCTACGCCACCACTGGACGCGAACTGCGCCGCACGCGCGGCACGCTCGACCGCTACATCGCGCCGCAGCTGGTCGAATACGTGCTCGACCACCTCGACGACATCGAGTTCGGCGGCGAGAAACGCGACCTCACGATCCTGTTCTCTGACGTGCGCAACTTCACCACGCTCACCGAGGCTTCCGATCCGCTTCAGCTCATTTCGCAGCTCAACGACTACCTCAACGCCATGACCGATGTGATCTTCAAGTACCACGGTGTTGTGGATAAGTTCATCGGCGACGGCATCCTCGCCCACTGGGGCGCGTTCAATCCCGGCCAGAACCACGCCGAGCTCGCCGCCCGCGCCGCGCTGGAAATGTTCGAGCGCCTGGCGGAACTCAACATTCGCTGGAAGGAACAAGGCCTGCCGCAGCTCGATATCGGCGTGGGCATCAACACCGGTGAAGTTGTGTTCGGCAACGTGGGCGCGGGCAAGAAGATCGAGTTCACCGTCATCGGCGACCCAGTGAACCTGGCCGCGCGGCTGGAGAGCCTGAACAAGGAGTTCAAGGCGCACATCATCATCAGCGAGTTCACCCTCGCCCGGCTTGGCGACATCGCCCAGGTGCGCTCGCTCGGCGGCGTCAAGGTAAAGGGCAAGACGATCGAAACC is drawn from Terriglobales bacterium and contains these coding sequences:
- the lptC gene encoding LPS export ABC transporter periplasmic protein LptC, yielding MPLNVRRLRWWMASTAALLVLVLAGFYFYARMRAQRALAELPQKLGVEIQQSTKEFTLSKSEGGRTLFTIRAAKTLQYKEGGRAELHDVSIVLYGRESNRYDQIYGAVFQYDPQTGAVSAPGEVQIDLQADTEGAAHPDQAPPRELKNPIHLKTSGLTFNQKTGIATTDQTIEFNTPQANGAAVGAVYDTKAGTLTLRSRVAASISGNNPAVFTAEHGVISKEPAQAVFETVRGEQGDSTLQAGTVRALFRRDNTVEHVFASGGVVLARAGPGGGRFQSNNAELLMAGEDRVRQAIFTGNAVLDAAGDRPMHAEAGRVVADFVGQNRVAHVKATEHVRIAQLPPKAAPRGRAQTAADSQSFDLAADAVDADVKDGRILERAITSGAAQITLVQAPAPAEAQPTTSVVTAGRFETVFDGSNHLKSMHGSPGAKLVSRTAGQPDQVTTSRELDVTFAPGGRGVAAIVQQGDFHYQQAGREARAESARYTAADDLLVLNGSPRYSESGLALTANSMRVLRRTGEVSAEGDVKTTYTESKQSPGGAMLASGSPVHVTAAAMSARRAAGGASAVARYTGGARLWQDANIVEAPTIEFDRDRRSMLAEGSTLKPVSTVFTQIDSKGRAAPVNVSAARLTYSDSDRRARFSGGVVARGAETTLTADHADVILHPRNPPAGQSGGSGQAQGPSQVQQIVAEGRVTIEEPGRKATGTRLVYSAAEGKFVLTGGPPSIFDAEHGTITGDSLTFFQRDDRVVVESNGTSRTVTQTRVSK
- the rlmB gene encoding 23S rRNA (guanosine(2251)-2'-O)-methyltransferase RlmB is translated as MSVIYGINAVLEAIRARGEAIEYIAAARERHDGRIQRVVDAARAAGVAVRFLPREQVARLAGGEQHQGVAAVVAAKPYADLGELLAAPRGRHRFLVLLDGVEDPHNLGAVLRTADAAGADGVVIPERRAAGVNATVMKASAGAAAHVPVARVTNLNRALEELKRQNIWTVGLDERASQGYDELDYNMDCALVLGAEGHGLHEQLRKKCDFLVRIPMAGQVPSLNVSVAAGVVMYEVARQRRTKVPNAEDATRAKGAE
- a CDS encoding MBL fold metallo-hydrolase; the protein is MPYIQFLGAAGTVTGSKHLINTSTDGPGDGLQVLVDCGLFQGQKEWRERNWQPLPLDAAAIDAVILTHAHMDHAGWIPRLVKQGFRGPVYATPATIDLCGILLPDSGHLQEEEAAFHNKHKTSKHTPALPLYTFAEAQQCLAQFQPVNFGEVKQLRPDFSFRFFRAAHILGSAMTEITLPAHDGPPRKLVFTGDIGRVCSNREAPGKVVGCGPEPAPEPPGVLVMESTYGNRAHPAADARPELARLIREAVARGGTVVVPAFAVERTQKFLFMLKELMESGQVPRVPVHFDSPMAIEAIQIYLKHADEFTPEARALVERYGSPLDWPGFYCDRTQQDSKKLNDARMPMIIVSSSGMVTGGRILHHLMLRLPDPRNVVLFIGFQAPGTRGAIIKSGAKSLRIFSTDVPIRAQVAALEQFSDHADTPELLQWLHTFPQPPRTTYLVHGEPPAAAQLQSAIAKEMKWNVQIAQWMQKVSV
- the trpD gene encoding anthranilate phosphoribosyltransferase translates to MLEQAIQRIVGQRATLSREEARAAMGEVLAGRASGAQIGAFLAALAMRGETVDEIVGFAEAIRGAATALRFGAAGEAGASTLDASGAGRDALLDASLLDTCGTGGDAAGTFNISTATALVVAGAGVRVAKHGNRSLSSKCGSADVMEALGVSVDLAPEQLAACLEQVGIAFLFAPALHAAMKHVQPVRRELKLRTVFNLLGPLTNPAGASCQVVGVYSDDLVPRLAEALRMLKVTRALVVHGNDGLDEITITDSTRVAELRDGQITLYEVTPEQFGLKRASLADIAGGDAAENAMLIREVLAGGRSARREVVLLNAAAALVAAGRAATLAEGVPLAAESIDSGAARRKLEALVEFTRTKAATAGERAPG
- a CDS encoding adenylate/guanylate cyclase domain-containing protein; translated protein: MAGLQRSRRQFVRGALLAATASAAFVLLLAPTGALRWLETGTYDARARYAARSSPPDPRIVIVDIDNVSFENLKNSLSRWPWSRAVWTQLIWYLHRGSPRTIAFDSIFEGKESDAVDSDFAAQVHAAGNVVLAYAFVPTGENTDDPEVARAWQSLDREASAAGARSIGELTPKSEYTVTMPLEQLTQAAAGLGSITALPDSDGATRRMPLAHLFGSHSVPSFPVRVVDAAAGRAKSSGFTREGRSAIADSIRVPIDDEGRLLLAWRRGGSQAYQRVSFWEVICSMYPQNCLPQDRGKYPSAFFRDKIVIIGASATGAYEVRPTPMDAHAPGFIAHATAIDNLLHGDGIRIAPAWVLPLAVVLLAAIGAGILVYISGTVPGAAFALAVAGLYTGAAFAVFSRWHVWLPMAAPLVAYGLAYASSGAVRYATTGRELRRTRGTLDRYIAPQLVEYVLDHLDDIEFGGEKRDLTILFSDVRNFTTLTEASDPLQLISQLNDYLNAMTDVIFKYHGVVDKFIGDGILAHWGAFNPGQNHAELAARAALEMFERLAELNIRWKEQGLPQLDIGVGINTGEVVFGNVGAGKKIEFTVIGDPVNLAARLESLNKEFKAHIIISEFTLARLGDIAQVRSLGGVKVKGKTIETAIYELNGLGQAGASPAAKPAPDAAQTVSARADD